A portion of the Stella humosa genome contains these proteins:
- a CDS encoding GGDEF domain-containing protein: MPDDTGPDDVAPEAARLDALYRYDVLDSAPEESFDRITRLAQIAVQTPMVLISLVDRDRQWFKSRIGQDATEGPRSTSFCTHAIQRDTPLVVRDALADPKFHDHPAVLGEPFVRFYAGVPLHTPGGYNIGTLCAVDFAPRDISPIQLAVLQDLARLVVDELELRRLATTDSLTGAMTRRAFAADAAREVARARRSGGPLACIVFDIDHFKSINDRFGHAAGDRVLQAVTRVCRENLRAVDLLGRMGGEEFAIALPEAPLAEAVGVAERLRLAVADTGVADGAGEIRMTASFGVSELAPGDETFADTVRRADDAAYEAKRGGRNRTVTAS, translated from the coding sequence ATGCCAGACGACACGGGGCCCGACGATGTGGCCCCCGAGGCGGCCCGCCTGGATGCGCTCTATCGCTACGACGTGCTCGACAGCGCGCCCGAGGAATCGTTCGACCGCATCACCCGCCTGGCGCAGATCGCCGTGCAGACCCCGATGGTGCTGATCTCGCTGGTCGACCGCGACCGGCAATGGTTCAAGTCGCGGATCGGCCAGGACGCGACCGAAGGGCCGCGCAGCACGTCCTTCTGCACCCACGCCATCCAGCGCGACACGCCGCTGGTCGTGCGTGATGCCCTGGCGGACCCCAAGTTCCACGATCATCCTGCCGTGCTGGGCGAGCCGTTCGTGCGCTTCTATGCCGGCGTGCCGCTGCATACGCCGGGCGGCTACAACATCGGCACGCTCTGCGCGGTCGACTTCGCGCCGCGTGACATCTCGCCGATCCAGCTCGCCGTGCTCCAGGATCTGGCCCGCCTGGTGGTGGACGAGCTGGAACTGCGGCGGCTGGCGACGACCGACAGCCTGACGGGGGCGATGACGCGGCGCGCCTTTGCGGCCGACGCCGCCCGCGAAGTGGCGCGCGCCCGGCGCAGCGGCGGGCCGCTCGCCTGCATCGTCTTCGACATCGACCATTTCAAGTCGATCAACGACCGCTTCGGCCATGCCGCGGGCGACCGGGTGCTGCAGGCGGTCACGCGCGTCTGCCGCGAGAACCTGCGCGCCGTCGACCTGCTGGGCCGCATGGGCGGCGAGGAGTTCGCCATCGCCCTGCCCGAGGCGCCGCTGGCCGAGGCCGTCGGCGTGGCCGAGCGCCTGCGACTGGCCGTGGCCGACACCGGCGTCGCCGATGGCGCCGGCGAGATCCGCATGACCGCCAGCTTCGGTGTCAGCGAACTGGCGCCCGGCGACGAGACTTTCGCCGACACCGTGCGCCGGGCCGACGATGCGGCCTACGAAGCCAAGCGCGGCGGCCGCAACCGCACGGTCACCGCGTCCTGA
- a CDS encoding HAD family hydrolase: MAARPTTVVFDLGGVLIDWNPRHLYRKLFEREEAMERFLAEVCTGDWNVEQDRGRPFAEATALLVARHPQERAMIEAFHGRWIEMLNGPIHGTVAILEELDARGVPLYALTNWSAETWPLALPLFPFLGRFRGVLVSGQVGLIKPDAAIYRRLCADFAIEPADAVFIDDSARNVEGAAALGFHGHHFRGPEALRTWLAGLGLLPAA; this comes from the coding sequence ATGGCGGCCCGGCCCACGACCGTCGTCTTCGACCTGGGCGGCGTCCTCATCGACTGGAACCCCCGCCACCTCTACCGCAAGCTGTTCGAGCGGGAAGAGGCGATGGAGCGGTTCCTGGCCGAGGTCTGTACCGGCGACTGGAACGTCGAGCAGGATCGCGGCCGCCCGTTTGCCGAGGCAACCGCCCTGCTCGTCGCCCGCCACCCGCAGGAACGGGCGATGATCGAGGCTTTCCACGGCCGCTGGATCGAGATGCTGAACGGCCCGATCCACGGCACGGTGGCGATCCTGGAGGAGCTCGACGCCCGCGGCGTGCCGCTCTACGCGCTGACCAACTGGTCGGCGGAGACCTGGCCGCTGGCGCTGCCGCTGTTCCCGTTCCTGGGGCGGTTCCGCGGCGTGCTGGTGTCGGGCCAGGTCGGCCTGATCAAGCCCGATGCGGCGATCTACCGCCGCCTGTGCGCGGACTTCGCGATCGAACCGGCCGATGCCGTCTTCATTGACGATTCCGCCCGGAACGTCGAAGGGGCGGCCGCGCTTGGCTTCCACGGCCATCACTTCCGCGGGCCGGAGGCCCTCAGGACGTGGCTCGCCGGGCTGGGTCTCCTGCCAGCGGCCTAG
- a CDS encoding penicillin-binding protein activator has product MQPPPVVEAPPPPAPAPNPMLGGISRGGAQVALLLPLRGQHAALGNAMLEAAQMALLDAGQNNGGMTLVPRDTNGTAEGAEAAVRKALDDGAALILGPLFSHEVRAAAGPARERGVAVIAFTNDADVAADGVFVMGLHPRPQIRRVVEEAAAAGGKRFSILAPASPYGQRGAQAAEEAVPRVGGTIVSVEFYDPGGADSQETARRLARQPADFVVLPEAPARAVTLAPLYSYYETRGNRAKFLGTQLWDDPSMWREPALYGSWFAAPPAEARIAFTERFTALQGRQPPRIATLPYDATALAVALARQPGGADFSVDAITRPNGFAGVEGLFRFRRDGLSDRALAIMEIRRGQPPAVVRPAPTAFDDRGS; this is encoded by the coding sequence ATGCAGCCCCCGCCGGTGGTCGAAGCGCCGCCGCCGCCCGCCCCGGCGCCCAACCCGATGCTGGGTGGCATTTCCCGTGGGGGCGCTCAGGTGGCCCTGCTGCTGCCGCTGCGCGGCCAGCACGCCGCCCTCGGCAACGCGATGCTGGAGGCAGCGCAGATGGCGCTGCTCGACGCCGGCCAGAACAATGGCGGCATGACGCTGGTGCCGCGCGACACCAACGGTACCGCCGAAGGGGCCGAGGCCGCCGTCCGCAAGGCGCTGGACGACGGTGCCGCCCTCATTCTCGGGCCACTCTTCTCGCACGAGGTGCGGGCCGCCGCCGGCCCCGCCCGCGAGCGCGGGGTGGCCGTCATCGCCTTCACCAACGATGCCGATGTCGCGGCCGACGGCGTCTTCGTGATGGGGCTGCACCCGCGGCCGCAGATCCGCCGGGTCGTCGAGGAGGCCGCCGCCGCGGGCGGCAAGCGCTTCTCGATCCTGGCGCCCGCCTCGCCCTACGGGCAGCGCGGCGCCCAGGCGGCCGAGGAGGCCGTGCCGCGCGTCGGCGGCACCATCGTCTCGGTCGAGTTCTACGATCCGGGCGGGGCCGACTCGCAGGAGACGGCGCGCCGCCTCGCCCGCCAGCCAGCCGATTTCGTGGTGCTGCCGGAGGCGCCGGCGCGCGCGGTGACCCTGGCGCCGCTCTATTCCTATTACGAGACCCGCGGCAACCGGGCCAAGTTCCTGGGAACCCAGCTGTGGGACGACCCGTCGATGTGGCGCGAGCCGGCGCTCTACGGCTCGTGGTTCGCGGCCCCGCCCGCGGAGGCGCGCATCGCCTTCACCGAGCGCTTCACCGCGCTCCAGGGCCGCCAGCCGCCGCGCATCGCCACCCTGCCCTATGACGCGACAGCCTTGGCGGTGGCGCTGGCCCGCCAGCCGGGCGGCGCCGACTTCTCGGTCGACGCGATCACGCGGCCGAACGGCTTTGCCGGGGTGGAGGGGCTGTTCCGCTTCCGCCGCGACGGGCTGTCGGACCGGGCGCTGGCGATCATGGAGATCCGCCGCGGCCAGCCGCCGGCCGTGGTGCGACCCGCGCCGACGGCTTTCGACGACCGGGGGAGCTGA
- the rsmI gene encoding 16S rRNA (cytidine(1402)-2'-O)-methyltransferase: MLPAGLHVVATPIGNRRDITLRAIDTLCAADLIACEDTRVSGPFVRGLGATAPLLAYHDHNAARVRPRLLDRMAGGLAVALVSDAGTPLVSDPGYRLVAECVERGIAVTTLPGPSAPLAALVLSGLPSDRFLFAGFLPPRQGQRGTALAEVAAVPATLLFFETGPRLAESLAQMATVLGDRPAAVARELTKLHEEVRRGPLSALAAHYEQAGPPRGEIVVVVGPPLPAAAVGPAEVDRQLRLALATMRVKDAAAAVAALTGLTRREVYARALALGAAEGERE; this comes from the coding sequence TTGCTGCCGGCCGGCCTGCATGTCGTGGCGACCCCGATCGGCAACCGGCGCGACATCACCCTGCGCGCCATCGACACGCTCTGCGCGGCCGACCTGATCGCCTGCGAGGACACCCGCGTCAGCGGCCCCTTCGTGCGCGGGCTGGGGGCAACGGCACCCCTGCTGGCCTATCACGACCACAACGCGGCCCGTGTCCGGCCACGCCTGCTCGATCGCATGGCGGGCGGGCTGGCCGTGGCGCTCGTCTCGGACGCGGGCACGCCCCTGGTGTCGGACCCGGGCTACCGGCTGGTGGCCGAATGCGTGGAGCGCGGCATCGCCGTCACCACCCTGCCCGGCCCATCGGCGCCGCTGGCTGCCCTGGTGCTGTCGGGCCTGCCCAGCGATCGCTTTCTCTTCGCGGGCTTCCTGCCGCCCCGGCAGGGCCAGCGCGGCACGGCGCTGGCCGAGGTGGCGGCGGTGCCGGCGACGCTGCTCTTCTTCGAGACCGGGCCACGGCTGGCGGAAAGCCTGGCGCAGATGGCGACCGTGCTGGGCGACCGCCCGGCTGCCGTGGCGCGGGAACTGACCAAGCTGCACGAGGAAGTGCGGCGCGGGCCCCTGTCGGCCCTGGCCGCGCACTATGAGCAGGCAGGCCCGCCCAGGGGCGAGATCGTGGTCGTCGTCGGCCCGCCTTTGCCGGCCGCGGCCGTGGGGCCGGCGGAAGTCGACCGGCAATTGCGTCTGGCCCTGGCGACGATGCGGGTGAAGGATGCTGCGGCGGCCGTCGCGGCACTGACCGGCCTGACACGGCGAGAAGTCTATGCCCGCGCGCTGGCGTTGGGCGCTGCCGAGGGAGAGCGCGAATGA
- a CDS encoding YraN family protein, whose protein sequence is MPGANARRAAAERRGRRAEAWAAWLLRLKGYRVLARRWRGRSGEIDLIARRGRILAVIEVKARGDEATAAGSVLAKGRQRIGRAAAEYLAGRPDLAGLDVRFDVVMASPRRLPRHLPDAWRPESR, encoded by the coding sequence ATGCCGGGGGCGAACGCCCGGCGGGCCGCCGCCGAACGCCGCGGCCGCCGGGCCGAGGCCTGGGCCGCCTGGCTCCTGCGCCTGAAGGGCTATCGCGTGCTGGCCCGCCGCTGGCGTGGCCGCAGCGGCGAGATCGACCTGATCGCCCGGCGCGGCCGCATCCTGGCGGTGATCGAGGTGAAGGCGCGCGGCGACGAGGCGACGGCCGCGGGCTCGGTCCTGGCCAAGGGCCGCCAGCGCATCGGCCGGGCGGCGGCCGAGTATCTGGCCGGGCGGCCCGACCTGGCCGGCCTCGACGTCCGCTTCGATGTCGTGATGGCCAGCCCGAGGCGCCTGCCCCGGCACCTGCCCGATGCCTGGCGGCCGGAGTCGCGATGA
- a CDS encoding SirB1 family protein produces MTEAAGRDAARAMLQSLATVPDAAFDLGLGALALAALDRPQVPLDRYRAQLDELTAAVAAEAGAAPGLSARAAALAEVIAVRQGYQGDGLTYDDLQNANMIRVMDRRKGLPVALGILYLHVAMRLGWDACGLSFPGHFLIAVEGGGARAILDPFNGGRQCDAATLRRLLKSLAGEREELDPAHYAPVPNRSVLLRLHNNVKLRRLRGQDAAGALAAIEAMLLFAPDEAGLWHESGLINAHLGNLRSAVAAIDRALTCTPDAAGRHQLATLLQELRGRLN; encoded by the coding sequence ATGACGGAAGCGGCCGGCCGGGACGCGGCCCGGGCCATGTTGCAGTCGCTGGCCACCGTGCCGGACGCGGCGTTCGACCTCGGCCTGGGCGCGCTGGCGCTGGCGGCGCTCGACCGGCCGCAGGTGCCGCTCGACCGCTACCGGGCCCAGCTCGACGAACTGACGGCGGCGGTGGCGGCGGAAGCCGGGGCGGCGCCGGGCCTGTCGGCCCGCGCTGCCGCGCTGGCCGAGGTGATCGCTGTCCGCCAGGGCTACCAGGGCGACGGGCTGACCTACGACGACCTCCAGAACGCCAACATGATCCGGGTGATGGATCGCCGGAAGGGCCTGCCGGTGGCGCTGGGCATCCTCTACCTGCACGTCGCCATGCGGCTCGGCTGGGATGCCTGCGGCCTGTCCTTTCCCGGCCATTTCCTGATCGCGGTCGAGGGCGGCGGGGCGCGGGCCATCCTCGACCCCTTCAATGGCGGCCGGCAGTGCGATGCCGCGACGCTGCGCCGCCTGCTGAAATCCCTGGCCGGCGAGCGCGAGGAGCTGGACCCGGCCCACTATGCCCCGGTGCCCAACCGCTCGGTCCTGCTGCGCCTCCACAACAACGTGAAGCTGCGCCGCCTGCGCGGGCAGGACGCCGCCGGCGCGCTGGCCGCGATCGAGGCGATGCTGCTGTTCGCGCCCGACGAGGCCGGGCTGTGGCACGAGTCGGGACTGATCAACGCCCATCTCGGCAACCTGCGGTCGGCCGTGGCGGCGATCGACCGGGCACTGACGTGTACGCCGGACGCCGCCGGCCGGCACCAGCTGGCGACCCTGCTGCAGGAACTGCGCGGCCGCCTGAACTGA
- a CDS encoding MFS transporter: MQGAQAGRVMMIVIVAGCLFNILSFGLRTGFGLFLDPLSDANGWGREVFSLASAVQNLLWGLGVPFAAAAADRWGTARVLGFGASLYGAGIALMPLATEPWMLHATMGVMVGFGLSCASFSIVLAALGRAVPAEKRTWAFGLGTAAGSMGQFLIAPIEQLLLGLFGWSSALIIIGAMCLLMLPLAWFLRGRPENVAGQQSMGQALREAGSHGSYWYLVAGFFVCGFHVAFILTHLPPYLKDVGVPASIAGWSLALVGLFNIVGSYTAGVLGGRLSKKWLLSLIYLGRAIVITIFVLTPPSSASVLIFAAAMGLLWLSTVPLTSGLVAVMFGPRYMATLFGIVFLSHQVGAFFGVWLGGRIYDATGSYDMVWWLGVALGLFAALIHLPIAERSVRLAPAR, encoded by the coding sequence ATGCAGGGCGCTCAAGCCGGCCGGGTGATGATGATCGTCATCGTCGCCGGGTGTCTGTTCAACATCCTGTCGTTCGGCCTGCGGACGGGCTTCGGCCTGTTCCTCGATCCGCTCAGCGACGCCAATGGCTGGGGCCGCGAGGTGTTCTCGCTGGCATCGGCCGTGCAGAACCTGCTGTGGGGCCTGGGCGTGCCGTTCGCGGCAGCGGCCGCCGACCGCTGGGGCACGGCCCGCGTGCTGGGCTTCGGCGCCAGCCTCTACGGCGCCGGCATCGCCCTGATGCCGCTGGCGACCGAGCCCTGGATGCTGCACGCCACCATGGGCGTGATGGTCGGCTTCGGCCTGTCCTGCGCCTCCTTCTCGATCGTGCTGGCGGCACTCGGCCGCGCCGTGCCGGCCGAGAAGCGGACCTGGGCCTTCGGCCTCGGCACCGCCGCCGGCTCCATGGGCCAGTTCCTGATCGCGCCCATCGAGCAGCTCCTGCTCGGCCTCTTCGGCTGGAGCAGCGCGCTCATCATCATCGGCGCCATGTGTCTCCTGATGCTGCCGCTCGCCTGGTTCCTGCGCGGCCGGCCCGAGAACGTCGCCGGCCAGCAGTCCATGGGCCAGGCCCTGCGCGAAGCCGGCAGCCATGGCAGCTACTGGTACCTGGTCGCCGGCTTCTTCGTCTGCGGCTTCCACGTCGCCTTCATCCTGACCCACCTGCCGCCCTACCTGAAGGACGTCGGCGTGCCGGCCTCGATCGCCGGCTGGTCGCTGGCGCTGGTCGGACTCTTCAACATCGTCGGCTCCTACACGGCCGGCGTGCTGGGCGGACGGCTCAGCAAGAAGTGGCTGCTGAGCCTGATCTATCTGGGCCGGGCCATCGTCATTACCATCTTCGTCCTGACACCGCCGTCGTCGGCCTCGGTGCTGATCTTTGCCGCCGCCATGGGCCTGCTGTGGCTGTCGACCGTGCCGCTCACCTCGGGCCTGGTCGCCGTCATGTTCGGACCCCGCTACATGGCGACGCTCTTCGGCATCGTCTTCCTCAGCCACCAGGTCGGCGCCTTCTTCGGCGTCTGGCTGGGCGGGCGCATCTACGACGCCACCGGCAGCTACGACATGGTGTGGTGGCTGGGCGTGGCCCTGGGTCTGTTCGCGGCCCTCATCCACCTGCCGATCGCCGAGCGGTCGGTGCGGCTGGCCCCGGCCCGGTAG
- a CDS encoding winged helix-turn-helix transcriptional regulator, whose product MRWSDIGDSACSIARALAIVGDRWTMLVLREAFFGVRRFEDFQRLTGASPRLVSDRLAKLVAEGVMDKRPYQDRPVRHEYRLTAKGRELHPVMVMLSLWGQRWMGDPARPPVRLVHRADRGGCGRATRPTLVCAECAGPIAPGDIAVEFSPAYAAERAARADPEGRAGTQDS is encoded by the coding sequence ATGCGCTGGTCGGACATCGGCGATTCCGCCTGCTCCATCGCCCGGGCGCTCGCCATCGTCGGCGACCGCTGGACGATGCTCGTCCTGCGCGAGGCCTTCTTCGGCGTGCGCCGGTTCGAGGATTTCCAGCGCCTGACCGGGGCCTCGCCGCGGCTCGTCTCCGACCGGCTGGCCAAGCTGGTGGCCGAAGGGGTGATGGACAAGCGGCCGTACCAGGACCGGCCGGTGCGCCACGAGTACCGGTTGACGGCCAAGGGCCGCGAGCTGCACCCGGTCATGGTCATGCTGAGCCTGTGGGGCCAGCGCTGGATGGGCGACCCGGCGCGGCCGCCCGTCCGGCTGGTGCATCGCGCCGATCGCGGCGGCTGCGGCCGGGCGACCCGGCCGACGCTGGTGTGCGCGGAATGCGCCGGGCCGATCGCGCCGGGCGACATTGCAGTGGAATTCAGCCCGGCCTATGCGGCCGAGCGCGCGGCGCGTGCCGACCCGGAGGGCCGGGCCGGCACGCAGGATTCGTGA